The Montipora foliosa isolate CH-2021 chromosome 1, ASM3666993v2, whole genome shotgun sequence genome has a window encoding:
- the LOC138012529 gene encoding transcriptional regulator ATRX homolog — translation MRETKTPSRFTDDLDHYLVVFKEDNVKAIVSHGEIRDCDDIVRGASCEALWKDAKHKEWYPAFIVDIGDLEYLRSMQSKPKGKNQKSRTTASKTAGTKESAKKRKTPVQEVQCQEVQSGSEEEQQKKKQSEMRIEAKAKKAVNAKATKDALLKRRLEQAKQFEGYKVRKPSANSGMCSQGELPYEDVSEDRVHEVQSENDREEERVKTKDISSDAKGKKAVNKKATKGTQWRKSLEIATSEVHSQEVLSNDDTSNVESICSLPKNQRDDCSLVHVDDYYATSDDEDETVSDELHSSPLKELFQKGASSSSTPSRKRPASDASSKKKQAFVQSQFADSKCP, via the exons ATGAGAGAAACAAAGACGCCTTCTCGCTTCACTGACGACCTTG ACCACTACCTTGTTGTCTTTAAAGAAGACAACGTTAAGGCGATTGTTAGTCATGGGGAAATTAGGGACTGTGACGATATAGTGAGGGGTGCATCATGTGAGGCCCTCTGGAAGGATGCCAAACACAAAGAATGGTATCCTGCCTTTATTGTGGACATTGGAG ATCTTGAATATTTAAGAAGTATGCAGAGTAAgccaaaaggaaaaaatcagaAATCCAGAACTACAGCCAGTAAAACAGCAGGAACCAAGGAATCggccaagaaaagaaaaacgccAG TTCAAGAGGTCCAGTGCCAAGAGGTCCAGTCCGGGAGTGAGGAAGAGCAACAGAAGAAGAAGCAAAGTGAGATGAGGATAGAGGCTAAGGCTAAAAAGGCTGTGAATGCAAAGGCAACAAAGGATGCACTGCTCAAGAGAAGGCTTGAGCAAGCCAAACAGTTTGAAGGTTACAAAGTTCGCAAACCAAGTGCTAACTCTGGGATGTGTTCCCAGGGGGAACTTCCTTATGAGGATGTTTCAGAGGACAGAG TCCATGAGGTGCAGTCTGAAAACGACAGAGAAGAGGAACGAGTGAAGACAAAAGACATAAGCAGTGATGCTAAAGGAAAAAAGGCTGTGAATAAAAAAGCTACTAAAGGCACACAATGGAGAAAAAGCCTTGAGATTGCTACTTCTGAGGTACATTCCCAGGAAGTGCTTTCAAATGATGATACTTCCAATGTGGAAAGTATCTGTAGCCTGCCAAAGAATCAACGTGATGACTGCTCCTTGGTACATGTAGATGATTACTATGCTACttctgatgatgaagatgaaacAGTCTCAGATGAACTACACAGTTCACCTCTGAAGGAGCTTTTTCAAAAGG GTGCAAGTTCTTCAAGCACACCATCAAGAAAAAGACCAGCCTCAGATGCTTCTTCTAAGAAAAAACAAG CATTTGTACAGTCCCAGTTTGCAGACTCAAAGTGTCCATAG
- the LOC138012538 gene encoding uncharacterized protein, with product MALWIRIGVIPKVMDPAAATVRVQTFSFQMRNRRVQFLATTLVKQMNKDPYVYPGSQLKLSGSVLLILTLAVTHNLNGSCLSDVISLINLLCIHGPQNKCVRSLNALKKYFVDLQLPITKHFYCKFCSEYLGVTGDTPDVCPICGKDVSDLKKETYFVILSMKNQLRELAQKEEFQEDIKHRFQRKKNAAEDITDVYDGHLYSKLFEGDGPLSQLENFSLKFNTDGVSVFKSSGASVWQVYFQINELPPSKRRHLENMVLGGLWFSDKKTVMSTFLKPFRTSLEELETKGLEMEIPGKGRITSKVYLLGSVLDLPARSSFLEMLQFNGFCSCCYCMILGISCQSSDKDGKRGRVTVFPFNFESSGLARERTSQSMVADGLQFLKGESGGKPVNGMKGVCQFASLRNFDISKGVCLDYMHGVLLGVTKQLMGLWLDTKYKDKAWYCGDAIGVIDERLCSIQPPLNITRTPRSIETHRKYFKATEYRNWLFHYSIPCLNGVLPDIYLHHFMLLAFGVWLVNQEAICPEDLNLSGNLIGKFVMLFDALYGERHMDMNVHNLLHINASVRNHGPLWAHSAFEFEDANGELTALFHGTQNIYMQIASLMSAVKVTPELARQLEKDSPSYNLYRRMKFGKEQKKELDHMITWKFGKYPRSTRESLSKILTDIDERFGDLLHNLDHVRLNPQAFARAIFDKGSPLRDCWGFIDGTARLICRPVKNQRIMFSGHKRTHCFKFQSVVAPNGLIYHLFGPLEGQRHDAFMLRESGLLQELERKMNKANGDPYVIYGDHAYPVRSHILAPFTNAQLTPAEQNFNEAMSAVRTSVEWGYGKIVKYFAFVDFSKNLKVLLEPVGKLYIVAALLANCHTCLYGSQTGQFFELDPPELETYLNNC from the exons ATGGCTCTTTGGATACGAATTGGAGTGATTCCAAAGGTGATGGATCCTGCAGCAGCTACTGTGAGAGTGCAGACATTCAGTTTTCAGATGAGGAACCGGAGAGTGCAGTTTCTGGCAACGACTTTAGTCAAACAAATGAATAAGGACCCTTATGTGTACCCTGGCTCACAACTTAAATTGTCTGGAAGCGTTCTTTTGATTCTCACTCTGGCCGTTACTCACAACCTAAATGGAAGTTGTCTTTCAGACGTTATTTCTTTGATCAACTTACTCTGTATCCACGGACCACAAAACAAGTGTGTGCGCTCATTGAATGCACTAAAGAAGTACTTTGTGGACTTACAACTTCCCATAACGAAACACTTCTATTGTAAGTTTTGTTCTGAATACCTTGGTGTTACGGGTGATACTCCTGATGTCTGCCCTATATGTGGGAAGGATGTGAGTGATTTGAAGAAGGAAACATATTTTGTCATTCTTTCCATGAAAAATCAGCTGAGAGAACTTGCACAAA AAGAG GAATTCCAGGAAGATATAAAACACCGCTTTCAGAGGAAGAAAAACGCAGCTGAAGACATCACTGATGTATATGATGGCCATCTTTACAGTAAATTGTTTGAAGGCGATGGTCCACTTTCTCAACTGGAgaacttttctttaaagttcAATACAGATGGTGTATCTGTGTTTAAATCATCAGGTGCAAGTGTTTGGCAAGTGTACTTCCAAATAAATGAATTACCCCCAAGTAAAAG GAGGCACCTGGAGAACATGGTGTTGGGTGGTCTCTGGTTTAGTGACAAAAAAACAGTCATGTCTACCTTTTTAAAGCCTTTCAGAACGTCATTAGAAGAACTAGAAACAAAAg GACTTGAAATGGAAATTCCAGGTAAAGGAAGAATCACAAGTAAAGTATATCTTCTTGGCTCAGTCCTCGATCTTCCAGCAAGATCCAGCTTTTTAGAAATGCTTCAGTTTAATGGCTTTTGTAGCTGTTGTTATTGTATGATTCTGGGAATTTCATGTCAATCCAGTGACAAAGACGGAAAGAGAGGAAGAGTTacagtttttccttttaactttgAGTCCTCTGGCCTTGCCAGAGAACGCACTAGTCAAAGTATGGTTGCAGATGGCTTACAGTTTCTTAAGGGTGAATCAGGAGGCAAACCA GTAAATGGCATGAAAGGTGTTTGTCAGTTTGCAAGCCTGAGGAACTTTGACATAAGTAAAGGTGTGTGCTTAGACTACATGCATGGTGTGCTGTTGGGAGTCACAAAGCAATTAATGGGCCTTTGGTTGGATACAAAATACAAAGATAAAGCCTGGTACTGTGGAGATGCTATTGGTGTTATTGATGAGCGCCTATGCAGCATCCAGCCACCATTGAATATCACAAGAACACCCAGATCTATTGAAACTCATCGCAAATATTTTAAAG CAACCGAGTACCGAAATTGGCTGTTCCACTATAGTATTCCTTGCTTGAATGGTGTTCTACCAGATATTTATCTTCACCACTTTATGCTTCTTGCATTTGGAGTTTGGCTTGTCAACCAAGAGGCCATTTGTCCAGAAGATCTTAATCTGAGTGGGAACCTCATTGGCAAATTTGTGATGCTATTTGATGCCCTTTATG GTGAACGCCACATGGACATGAATGTCCATAATCTGCTCCACATCAATGCTTCCGTTCGTAATCATGGACCACTATGGGCACATTCTGCATTCGAATTTGAAGATGCAAATGGTGAGCTAACTGCTCTGTTCCATGGAACACAGAACATATATATGCAG ATTGCATCCTTAATGTCTGCAGTCAAGGTTACTCCAGAACTTGCTAGACAACTGGAAAAAGACTCACCTAGCTACAACTTGTACAGAAGAATGAAGTTTGGCAAAGAACAGAA GAAAGAGCTTGATCACATGATCACATGGAAGTTTGGTAAATACCCTAGGAGCACACGAGAGTCCTTGAGCAAG ATTCTTACAGACATTGATGAGAGATTTGGTGATCTCTTGCATAATTTGGATCATGTGAGGCTGAATCCGCAGGCTTTTGCTAGAGCTATTTTTGACAAGGGATCCCCACTAAGAGACTGCTGGGGTTTTATTGATGGCACTGCCAGACTAATTTGCAGACCGGTGAAGAACCAACGAATTATGTTTTCTGGCCACAAGAGAACCCACTGTTTCAAATTTCAG TCTGTGGTAGCACCGAATGGACTAATTTATCACTTGTTTGGGCCATTAGAAGGACAGCGCCACGATGCATTTATGTTGCGTGAAAGTGGGCTGCTTCAAGAGCTGGAGAGAAAAATGAATAAGGCCAATGGTGATCCTTACGTTATCTATGGGGATCATGCTTACCCTGTCAGGAGCCATATTCTAGCCCCATTTACGAATGCACAGCTTACACCAGCTGaacaaaatttcaatgaagCCATGAGTGCTGTGCGAACAAGTGTAGAATGGGGATATGGGAAGATAGTCAAGTATTTTGCATTTGTAGACTTTTCTAAGAACCTGAAAGTTCTTTTGGAGCCAGTTGGTAAGCTTTATATTGTAGCTGCGTTGTTGGCAAACTGCCACACCTGTCTATATGGCTCACAAACAGGCCAATTTTTTGAACTAGATCCCCCAGAGCTTGAAACTTATTTGAACAATTGTTAG